One Leptolyngbya subtilissima AS-A7 genomic window carries:
- a CDS encoding SDR family NAD(P)-dependent oxidoreductase yields MLFHGKTALITGASRGIGRAIAHSLARQGMQRILLVARSAQRLEEVAAEVRQLGAEAVILPVDLTDPIAANVVIARAWQHHGPVHLLVNCAGVAHQAPFLQAKLPQVQSEISTNLIGLYTVTRLIARRMATRREGCIVNVSSLMGKVAAPTMATYSATKFAIVGFTQALRGELAPHRVRVVALLPSLTDTDMVKGFERFRGVQPSTPEQVAEALVRGLKQGQSEILVGWQSHAVVWAQRLVPWLVDSMVQILAPAKPVQRQQRPVRST; encoded by the coding sequence ATGCTTTTTCACGGTAAAACCGCCTTGATTACTGGCGCTTCTCGTGGCATTGGCCGTGCCATCGCCCACTCTCTAGCGCGCCAAGGCATGCAGCGCATTTTGCTCGTTGCCCGCAGCGCCCAACGCTTAGAGGAAGTCGCCGCCGAGGTGCGGCAGCTGGGGGCAGAGGCCGTTATTCTGCCCGTAGATTTGACCGATCCGATTGCGGCTAATGTGGTGATTGCCCGCGCCTGGCAGCACCACGGCCCAGTACATCTGTTGGTGAACTGTGCTGGGGTGGCCCACCAAGCTCCCTTTTTGCAGGCCAAACTGCCCCAGGTACAGTCTGAGATTTCGACCAATTTAATTGGGCTGTACACGGTTACCCGCCTGATCGCTCGCCGGATGGCGACTCGCCGGGAGGGCTGCATTGTCAACGTGTCGAGCCTGATGGGTAAGGTGGCGGCTCCAACTATGGCTACCTATTCAGCGACCAAGTTTGCGATCGTAGGCTTTACCCAGGCGCTGCGAGGTGAACTGGCTCCCCACCGGGTCCGTGTGGTTGCCCTGCTGCCCTCGCTGACCGACACTGACATGGTGAAAGGGTTTGAGCGATTTCGCGGAGTGCAGCCCTCGACCCCAGAGCAAGTGGCTGAGGCGCTGGTGCGGGGGCTAAAGCAAGGCCAGTCTGAGATTTTGGTGGGTTGGCAAAGCCACGCTGTGGTCTGGGCACAGCGGTTGGTGCCCTGGCTAGTCGATTCTATGGTGCAAATTTTAGCCCCGGCCAAACCGGTGCAACGTCAACAGCGCCCTGTTCGTTCTACTTAA
- a CDS encoding Fur family transcriptional regulator, protein MDESAALKKPITCLDDAIERCQALGMRLSRQRRYILELLWQHQGHLSAREIYDRLNQQGREIGHTSVYQNLDALSEQGIIECVERADGRLYGHLSDSHSHVNCLDTNEIIDIDVTLPADLIQQIEARTGVTITDYRIDFFGTTATAK, encoded by the coding sequence ATGGATGAGTCAGCTGCCCTGAAAAAGCCCATCACCTGTCTGGATGATGCCATTGAGCGCTGCCAGGCCCTTGGCATGCGGCTAAGTCGTCAGCGACGCTACATCTTAGAGCTGCTGTGGCAGCACCAGGGCCACCTCTCCGCCCGCGAAATCTACGATCGCCTCAATCAGCAGGGCCGCGAGATTGGCCACACCTCCGTCTACCAGAACCTCGACGCCCTCTCCGAGCAGGGCATTATTGAGTGTGTTGAGCGCGCCGATGGTCGGCTCTATGGCCACCTGAGCGACTCTCACAGCCACGTCAATTGTCTCGACACCAACGAAATCATCGACATTGACGTCACCCTACCGGCCGACCTGATTCAGCAGATTGAAGCCCGCACTGGAGTCACGATCACCGACTACCGTATCGACTTCTTTGGCACCACTGCCACCGCTAAGTAG